From the Burkholderia mayonis genome, one window contains:
- a CDS encoding efflux RND transporter periplasmic adaptor subunit, with the protein MNDTATDTLRAKTPNDTASADGSSAKHPATDGAPARPGDAALLAARRATRRRRFTLFFGLLAILALAAGLYWFLVSRYSEETDDAYVAGNIVQIAAQIQGTVTDILVTDTQQVKAGQVLAKLDDADASAAFAQAQAQLAQAVRQVANTRISMGMYEETVKAREADLKLAQQAYRARAGASVEVVAPEELARAKSNLANAQAALAGAQAQLDAARALGSERPVEQNPSVQQAAAQFRLAYRNLKRTTIVSPVDGTVGQRTVQIGQQVGPGVPLMSVVQLRQVWVEANFKEGQIRHMRVGQPVRLESDLYGSRVTYRGRVEGFSAGTGSAFSMLPSQNAAGNWIKVVQRVPVVISLEPSELTAHPLRVGLSMRATVQTKERGGHLLDGEAPLPGLRTRVHDGYAGDADAAAEAVIRANDGGR; encoded by the coding sequence TTGAACGACACCGCCACCGACACGCTGCGCGCGAAGACGCCAAACGACACGGCGAGCGCCGACGGCTCGTCCGCGAAGCATCCTGCCACGGACGGCGCGCCCGCCCGCCCCGGAGACGCCGCGCTCCTGGCCGCCCGCCGCGCGACGCGCCGCCGCCGCTTCACGCTGTTCTTCGGACTGCTGGCGATCCTGGCGCTGGCGGCGGGGCTCTACTGGTTCCTCGTCAGCCGCTACAGCGAGGAGACCGACGACGCGTACGTCGCCGGCAACATCGTGCAGATTGCCGCGCAGATCCAGGGGACGGTGACCGACATCCTGGTGACCGACACGCAGCAGGTGAAGGCGGGGCAGGTGCTGGCGAAGCTGGACGACGCGGACGCGTCGGCGGCGTTCGCGCAGGCGCAGGCGCAGCTCGCGCAGGCGGTGCGGCAGGTCGCGAACACGCGGATCTCGATGGGGATGTACGAGGAGACGGTGAAGGCGCGCGAGGCGGACCTGAAGCTCGCGCAGCAGGCGTATCGCGCGCGGGCGGGGGCGTCGGTGGAGGTGGTGGCGCCGGAGGAGCTGGCGCGGGCGAAGTCGAACCTGGCGAACGCGCAGGCGGCGCTGGCGGGCGCGCAGGCGCAACTGGACGCGGCGCGCGCGCTGGGCAGCGAGCGGCCGGTGGAGCAGAACCCGTCGGTGCAGCAGGCGGCCGCGCAGTTCAGGCTTGCGTACCGGAATCTGAAGCGGACGACGATCGTGTCGCCGGTGGACGGCACGGTGGGTCAGCGGACGGTGCAGATCGGCCAGCAGGTGGGGCCGGGCGTGCCGCTGATGTCGGTGGTGCAGTTGCGGCAGGTGTGGGTGGAGGCGAACTTCAAGGAAGGGCAGATCCGCCACATGCGGGTTGGCCAGCCGGTGCGGCTGGAGTCGGATCTGTACGGCTCGCGGGTGACGTATCGGGGGCGGGTGGAGGGCTTCTCGGCGGGGACGGGGAGCGCGTTCTCGATGCTGCCGTCGCAGAACGCGGCGGGGAACTGGATCAAGGTGGTGCAGCGGGTGCCGGTGGTGATCTCGCTGGAGCCGTCGGAATTGACGGCGCATCCGCTGCGGGTGGGGCTGTCGATGCGGGCGACGGTTCAGACGAAGGAACGCGGCGGCCATCTGCTCGACGGCGAAGCGCCGCTGCCGGGGCTGCGCACGCGGGTGCACGACGGCTATGCGGGCGATGCCGATGCGGCGGCCGAGGCGGTGATTCGGGCGAATGACGGGGGGAGGTGA